The Desulfitobacterium chlororespirans DSM 11544 genome window below encodes:
- the cydD gene encoding thiol reductant ABC exporter subunit CydD, which produces MLDKRLMREGKHVKRYLSGTIALGVGIAVLAIIQAWLLSQVIAQVFLEDAPLGQVEGYLLAILGVIGVRGIFQYCSEVTAREAAIRVKERVRVQFLHKILALGPVYARGERGGELLNTAVEGIEALDDYFARYVPQLILAVLVPVLTFAFLLPKDFQSALVLIITGPLIPFFMILIGKLAEKKSLRQWQSLSRMSAHFLDMLQGLTTLKLFGRSKDQATVIGRVSEAFRKNTMSVMKVAFLSAFVLEFMGMISTAVIAVTLGLRLINGTVPYAEALFILILAPEFYLPLRTLGLSFHARLSGSNAAQRIFEVLEIENQLESELNAAGLGREAKEPGHLFRGDRGAPWLAFKQVDLCYEQEGERVLKDINFTLRLGERVALIGPSGAGKSSILQILLRFVEPTQGKILINDTVLTRIPPATWREMISYVPQKTYLFAGSIMENIRFGNPEAALADVVKAAQLAMAHEFITELPQGYDTLVGEGGARLSGGQAQRIAISRAFLKDAPLLLLDEVTSGLDNENEKDLLIALEGLCQGRTVIFTTHRMRTTIQADRILVLDKGRIIEEGSPRTLLNNQGLYTHFVSTYGRDEE; this is translated from the coding sequence ATGCTTGATAAGCGTTTGATGCGGGAAGGCAAACATGTTAAAAGATACCTTTCAGGAACCATAGCCCTTGGCGTAGGAATAGCTGTGCTGGCGATTATTCAGGCCTGGCTGCTCTCCCAGGTGATTGCCCAAGTCTTTCTGGAAGACGCACCTCTTGGGCAAGTGGAAGGATATCTTCTGGCTATTTTGGGTGTCATCGGAGTACGCGGAATTTTTCAGTATTGCAGTGAAGTAACTGCCCGTGAGGCGGCCATCCGGGTAAAGGAAAGGGTAAGGGTGCAGTTTCTGCATAAGATCCTTGCGCTGGGGCCCGTGTATGCCCGGGGTGAGCGGGGAGGGGAGCTGCTCAACACAGCCGTAGAGGGAATTGAAGCCTTGGATGATTATTTTGCCCGCTATGTCCCTCAACTCATTTTAGCTGTTTTAGTACCAGTGCTTACGTTTGCTTTTCTCCTGCCTAAGGATTTTCAATCTGCTCTTGTCTTAATCATAACCGGCCCCCTCATTCCTTTCTTCATGATCCTGATTGGCAAACTTGCTGAGAAAAAGTCTTTACGGCAATGGCAAAGCTTAAGCCGTATGAGCGCCCATTTTCTTGATATGCTTCAAGGCTTAACCACCCTGAAGCTGTTCGGGCGGAGTAAGGACCAGGCTACAGTGATCGGCCGGGTCAGCGAGGCCTTTCGGAAGAATACCATGAGCGTCATGAAAGTAGCTTTTTTATCGGCTTTTGTCCTGGAGTTTATGGGTATGATCAGCACCGCAGTCATTGCCGTAACCTTGGGTCTTCGTTTGATTAATGGCACGGTTCCTTATGCTGAGGCGCTTTTCATTCTGATCTTAGCTCCGGAGTTTTATTTGCCCTTAAGAACCCTTGGTTTGTCTTTTCATGCGCGACTCTCCGGGAGCAATGCTGCCCAGCGTATTTTCGAAGTCTTAGAGATAGAGAACCAACTGGAATCTGAGTTGAATGCGGCTGGATTGGGCAGAGAGGCAAAGGAGCCCGGTCATTTGTTCAGGGGAGATCGAGGTGCGCCTTGGCTGGCATTTAAACAGGTGGATCTGTGCTATGAGCAAGAGGGGGAAAGGGTTTTAAAGGATATTAACTTTACCCTCCGCCTTGGTGAACGGGTGGCTCTAATTGGACCCAGTGGCGCGGGCAAAAGCTCAATTCTGCAGATTCTGCTTAGGTTTGTAGAACCGACACAGGGAAAGATACTGATTAATGATACAGTATTAACCAGGATCCCGCCGGCAACTTGGCGGGAGATGATTTCTTACGTTCCCCAGAAAACTTATCTCTTTGCCGGGTCGATTATGGAGAATATTCGCTTCGGTAACCCTGAGGCAGCTTTAGCAGACGTGGTAAAGGCTGCACAACTGGCCATGGCCCATGAGTTTATCACCGAACTTCCCCAAGGCTATGATACCCTTGTGGGCGAGGGAGGGGCTCGCTTAAGCGGAGGGCAGGCGCAACGCATAGCCATTAGCCGGGCCTTTCTTAAGGATGCACCTCTGTTGCTGTTGGACGAAGTGACCAGCGGCTTGGATAACGAAAATGAAAAGGATTTGCTGATAGCCTTGGAGGGCCTTTGTCAGGGCAGGACTGTAATTTTTACTACCCATCGCATGAGGACGACGATTCAGGCGGATCGGATCCTGGTACTTGATAAGGGGAGGATTATTGAGGAGGGCTCTCCACGGACCTTACTCAATAATCAAGGACTATATACCCATTTCGTAAGCACCTATGGGAGGGATGAGGAATGA
- a CDS encoding cytochrome ubiquinol oxidase subunit I, with protein sequence MTELILSRLQFAVTTSYHFLFVPLTLGLSVLVALMETWYVRTGDETYKKMAKFWGKLFLINFAMGVVTGLVQEFQFGMNWSEYSRFMGDIFGAPLAIEALLAFFIESTFLGVWIFGWDKLSKKVHCMSIWLVAIASNLSALWILIANSFMQEPVGYVLRNGRAEMVDFLAVVTNQHVFYQFPHTVLSGFTTGAFFVLGISAYHLAKKKHVDVFMRSAKFALIFGIISIFGVLGIGHAQGMHLVESQPMKMAAAEAHWETESPAGFNVFAIVDKENNTNSFEIKVPGVLSFMSYGTFDAEVKGMNELQAEAVQKYGEGNYIPPVTSLFWSFRIMVGVGSLLVLIALLGAFLYKTKRFENTMWFLKLLPWMIPLPYIANLTGWFLAEQGRQPWIVYGLQKTADGLSTSVPAAYIWTSLIGFTLLYGILAIVDVYLILKFVKRGPVEAEDEDSSTDVAKGASLWT encoded by the coding sequence CAGTTTGCGGTGACAACATCCTATCATTTTTTATTTGTGCCGCTGACTCTGGGGCTATCCGTCCTCGTTGCCCTCATGGAAACTTGGTACGTCAGGACGGGGGATGAAACCTATAAGAAAATGGCCAAGTTCTGGGGTAAGCTCTTTCTCATTAACTTCGCCATGGGAGTCGTGACAGGGTTAGTCCAGGAATTCCAATTTGGGATGAATTGGTCTGAGTATTCCCGGTTCATGGGGGATATCTTTGGAGCACCCTTGGCGATTGAAGCACTTTTAGCGTTTTTTATTGAATCGACGTTTTTAGGGGTTTGGATTTTTGGTTGGGATAAATTATCCAAGAAAGTCCACTGTATGAGCATTTGGCTTGTAGCTATTGCCAGCAATCTATCGGCTTTATGGATTTTAATCGCCAATTCTTTTATGCAGGAACCTGTGGGTTATGTCCTACGCAATGGCCGTGCAGAAATGGTGGATTTTTTGGCCGTAGTGACCAATCAGCACGTTTTTTATCAATTTCCGCACACTGTGCTGAGCGGATTTACTACGGGGGCCTTCTTTGTCTTAGGAATCAGTGCTTATCATCTCGCCAAGAAAAAGCATGTGGATGTTTTCATGCGGTCGGCAAAATTTGCTTTGATTTTCGGCATCATTAGTATTTTTGGTGTCCTGGGCATCGGCCATGCTCAAGGCATGCATTTGGTTGAATCCCAACCTATGAAGATGGCTGCCGCTGAGGCCCATTGGGAAACAGAGAGCCCTGCCGGATTCAATGTGTTTGCTATTGTCGATAAAGAAAACAATACCAACAGTTTTGAGATTAAAGTTCCTGGTGTATTGAGTTTTATGTCCTATGGAACCTTTGATGCTGAGGTCAAAGGGATGAATGAATTACAAGCTGAAGCTGTCCAAAAGTACGGCGAGGGAAATTATATTCCCCCGGTTACCTCCTTGTTCTGGTCTTTCCGGATTATGGTGGGTGTCGGCAGTTTATTGGTCCTGATCGCTTTGCTGGGGGCTTTCCTATATAAGACGAAGCGTTTCGAAAATACGATGTGGTTCTTAAAGCTTCTTCCCTGGATGATTCCATTGCCCTATATAGCCAACTTGACGGGGTGGTTCCTGGCAGAACAAGGCCGTCAGCCCTGGATTGTTTATGGTCTGCAGAAGACGGCGGATGGACTTTCCACTTCTGTACCCGCTGCCTATATCTGGACCAGCCTGATTGGCTTTACTCTGCTTTATGGTATTTTAGCCATTGTTGATGTGTACCTCATTCTGAAGTTCGTCAAGCGTGGACCTGTTGAGGCTGAGGATGAAGATTCCTCAACTGATGTAGCGAAGGGGGCATCATTATGGACTTAA
- the cydB gene encoding cytochrome d ubiquinol oxidase subunit II — translation MDLNILWFILISVLFIGFFFLEGFDYGVGILLPFMGKNDTERRIVINTIGPVWDGNEVWLITAGGAIFAAFPNWYATLFSGFYLALFFILVALIVRGVAFEFRSSDRSPRWRSAWDGGIFVGSLLSAILWGVAVTNILRGVPINGEMQYVGTFFDLLSPYTLLGGVTTLLLFTVHGALYLTLKTEGEMVRRAWGIAKAVSVAALVVLVLLAAMTYFQTDLFLSTPATLGILVCALAMILTVLFTYKKAAGKAFIASSLTIASLVLSVFLGLFPRVMVSSLNPEWSLNIYSASSSPYTLKIMTIVALTLVPIVLAYQIWTYWVFRKRVTAKDVHY, via the coding sequence ATGGACTTAAATATTCTGTGGTTTATCCTGATTTCCGTACTCTTCATCGGTTTCTTTTTCTTGGAAGGCTTTGACTATGGGGTAGGGATTCTTCTCCCCTTCATGGGTAAAAACGATACCGAGCGCCGCATCGTGATCAATACCATCGGGCCGGTTTGGGATGGCAATGAAGTATGGCTGATTACCGCGGGCGGTGCTATCTTTGCCGCATTCCCCAACTGGTATGCCACTCTCTTCAGCGGTTTCTATTTAGCTCTTTTCTTTATCCTGGTGGCTTTGATCGTACGCGGCGTAGCTTTTGAATTCCGCAGCAGTGATCGCTCTCCGCGCTGGCGCTCCGCTTGGGATGGAGGAATTTTCGTCGGCAGCTTGCTTAGTGCCATTCTCTGGGGTGTGGCAGTTACCAATATCTTGCGGGGTGTGCCTATCAATGGGGAGATGCAGTATGTGGGGACCTTCTTTGACCTCTTATCACCTTACACACTCCTTGGCGGAGTCACTACTCTCCTTCTATTCACCGTACATGGCGCCCTCTATCTGACCTTAAAGACGGAAGGTGAAATGGTTCGGCGGGCTTGGGGCATAGCTAAAGCAGTAAGCGTTGCAGCTCTTGTAGTTCTTGTCCTTCTCGCGGCTATGACCTATTTCCAAACTGATCTTTTCTTAAGCACTCCGGCCACCCTGGGAATTCTGGTCTGTGCCCTGGCCATGATTCTGACCGTGCTGTTCACTTACAAGAAAGCCGCTGGCAAGGCATTTATAGCCAGCAGCCTGACTATTGCATCTTTGGTGCTCTCCGTGTTCTTAGGACTTTTCCCACGGGTTATGGTGTCCAGCCTGAATCCTGAATGGAGCCTGAATATTTATAGTGCTTCATCCAGCCCCTACACCTTAAAGATCATGACGATAGTCGCTTTGACTTTAGTGCCGATTGTTTTGGCTTATCAGATCTGGACCTACTGGGTATTCCGCAAACGGGTCACAGCGAAGGATGTTCATTATTAA
- the cydC gene encoding thiol reductant ABC exporter subunit CydC, translated as MKNLGWIIKEMLPLWPRVCLALLLSALTVTSHIGLMATSSYLLARAALQPPIMDLMITIVGVRFFGISRAVFRYFERLVSHDVTFRVLSRLRMIVYEGIEPLAPARLKELRSGDLLSRIVGDVEVQQNLFLRVLAPPLVAVLVLLGYGGFLAYFNQGFTMILAAFFLAAGVVLPLLVRALGKGIGQMKIQAKAKMYTFILDSLQGMPEMLAFGQTEAVLQRIQEAQNELSHSERRMAKVTGTANALMGMSTHLGMLAVLVLGIILVEGGQLDGVLLGMLALGVLSSFEAVATLPAGQPYLEENEAAGRRLKHLIDEGHQLLEKEKGGLDAPGFNDGAEEKWSFQNREPELAFENVRFRYEPDGPWVLDNISVKIPSGRRIGIVGQSGAGKSTLVNLLVRFWEPSAGEIRLGGVNIKELTPQVVRENMGIVAQKPYLFHATVKENLLLAKLEATNEELYEAARRARIHDFILSLPQGYDCLIGEEGMKLSGGQQQRLAIARVLLKDAPILIFDEATSGLDPVTERELKEELFALTEDRTLIVITHHLELVKDMDEILLLEKGRILEQGKHEELMRKEGQYRRLWENGS; from the coding sequence ATGAAAAATCTGGGGTGGATTATCAAAGAAATGCTTCCTCTCTGGCCCAGGGTGTGTTTGGCTTTGCTGTTAAGTGCCCTGACCGTTACCAGCCACATCGGTTTGATGGCGACTTCTTCCTACCTGCTGGCTCGGGCAGCCTTGCAGCCCCCGATTATGGATTTGATGATCACGATTGTGGGGGTTCGTTTCTTTGGGATTTCCCGGGCGGTTTTCCGCTATTTTGAACGCCTGGTTTCCCATGATGTTACCTTTCGGGTGTTAAGCCGTCTGCGGATGATTGTTTATGAGGGGATTGAACCATTAGCTCCTGCCCGGCTTAAAGAGTTGCGCAGCGGGGATTTGCTCAGCCGCATTGTGGGGGATGTGGAAGTACAGCAAAATCTGTTTTTGCGGGTCCTGGCTCCTCCTCTTGTGGCCGTGCTGGTTTTGCTCGGCTATGGAGGTTTTCTTGCTTATTTTAATCAAGGATTCACTATGATCCTGGCGGCTTTTTTTCTGGCTGCAGGCGTTGTTCTTCCTTTGCTTGTCCGGGCTTTAGGAAAGGGTATCGGCCAGATGAAAATTCAGGCCAAAGCCAAGATGTATACCTTTATTTTGGATAGTTTGCAGGGAATGCCGGAAATGCTGGCCTTTGGACAGACCGAAGCTGTGTTGCAGCGGATTCAAGAAGCCCAAAATGAACTCAGTCACTCTGAACGAAGAATGGCTAAGGTAACAGGAACAGCAAATGCCCTGATGGGGATGAGCACTCATTTAGGAATGCTGGCTGTCCTGGTTCTGGGAATAATTCTCGTAGAGGGAGGACAGCTTGACGGGGTTTTATTGGGTATGTTGGCTTTAGGGGTACTGAGTAGTTTCGAGGCTGTAGCGACCCTGCCGGCCGGCCAGCCTTATTTGGAGGAAAATGAGGCGGCGGGAAGGCGCCTTAAGCATTTAATCGATGAAGGACATCAGCTTCTGGAGAAGGAGAAAGGCGGGCTGGATGCCCCCGGCTTCAATGATGGAGCGGAGGAAAAGTGGAGCTTTCAAAATCGTGAACCTGAGCTTGCCTTTGAGAATGTGCGTTTTCGCTATGAGCCGGACGGCCCCTGGGTATTGGATAACATTTCTGTTAAGATACCAAGCGGCAGACGGATTGGTATCGTGGGTCAAAGCGGAGCGGGGAAGAGCACCCTTGTTAATCTATTGGTTCGATTTTGGGAACCCTCTGCCGGGGAAATCCGCTTGGGCGGAGTAAACATCAAAGAATTAACTCCTCAGGTTGTTCGGGAAAACATGGGTATAGTTGCTCAAAAACCTTATCTTTTTCATGCTACAGTCAAAGAAAATCTCTTATTGGCCAAGCTGGAAGCGACTAACGAAGAGTTATACGAAGCAGCTCGCAGAGCAAGAATTCATGATTTTATTCTTTCTCTTCCTCAGGGATATGATTGCTTAATCGGTGAAGAGGGGATGAAGCTTTCCGGTGGGCAGCAGCAGCGTCTGGCCATTGCCCGCGTCTTACTTAAAGATGCTCCTATCCTTATTTTTGATGAAGCGACCAGTGGACTGGACCCGGTTACGGAACGGGAGCTTAAAGAAGAACTATTTGCTTTGACCGAGGATAGGACACTCATCGTGATTACTCATCATCTTGAACTTGTTAAAGATATGGATGAAATACTGTTGTTGGAGAAGGGAAGAATTCTTGAGCAGGGGAAACACGAAGAGTTGATGAGAAAAGAAGGTCAGTACCGGCGTCTATGGGAAAATGGCAGCTAA